From the genome of Aphelocoma coerulescens isolate FSJ_1873_10779 unplaced genomic scaffold, UR_Acoe_1.0 HiC_scaffold_97, whole genome shotgun sequence, one region includes:
- the LOC138102642 gene encoding butyrophilin subfamily 3 member A2-like has protein sequence MGSRFWPAVTLPILVFLQILPRVTGQYSIIPPDSPILGVVGNGAVLPCQLQGKIIPEKLSIQWIFSGRSTESAVATFDGKTPQNPFLEFEGYWGRTEFFLSEFHQGNLSLLLKNVRPSDKGTYTCSVFLDNWYDQVVVDLDVAAQGAEPSVFLDGHAGNGISLSCRSQGWFPVPSVVWLDSQGQTRPEEVTTQSTPGPSSGIFDVVSSMSLEPGSDREVSCRVVNEVLNATRESRVRIADSFFPSTSPWMIASLTILSVDLGILGAGVYKMTRSLMESRKAERSRKEAAAEKDRLKAQLEFSRNTAEAGKLEKNQRLERLRAELDFWDARSHAVPVALDPEARPLDLGDAQDPLRVPVLLARDALRAGKRYWEVELPRERDWALGVLRDGPSLPGPHSRHSRHCWALRASQGQLFSSGSRSRLLREQSRGLSVLGVFLDSEEERLEFYDVEQRDLVAGMSLGAGEDPSGKFFPFVSQGEEGTLRIRPVPMPVPL, from the exons ATGGGATCCAGATTCTGGCCGGCAGTGACTCTTCCCATCCTTGTTTTCCTACAGATCCTTCCCAGGGTCACAG GCCAGTACAGCATAATTCCTCCTGACAGCCCCATCCTTGGAGTCGTTGGGAATGGAGCCGTCCTGCCCTGCCAGCTACAAGGCAAAATAATCCCAGAGAAACTTTCCATCCAGTGGATCTTCTCTGGGCGCTCCACAGAAAGTGCTGTGGCCACTTTTGATGggaaaacccctcaaaatccatTTCTGGAATTCGAGGGCTATTGGGGCAGGACGGAGTTTTTCTTGTCGGAATTCCACCAAGGAAATCTGTCCCTTCTCCTGAAGAACGTCCGTCCCTCGGACAAAGGGACATACACCTGCAGCGTCTTCCTAGACAACTGGTACGACCAGGTCGTGGTGGACCTGGATGTGGCAG CTCAGGGTGCCGAGCCCTCGGTTTTCCTGGATGGACACGCTGGGAACGGCATCAGCCTCTCCTGCAGATCCCAGGGATGGTTCCCGGTGCCCTCCGTGGTTTGGCTGGACAGCCAAGGCCAGACACGGCCGGAGGAAGTGACCACTCAGAgcactccaggcccttcctccgGCATCTTCGATGTCGTGAGTTCCATGAGCCTGGAGCCGGGATCGGACCGGGAAGTGTCCTGCAGGGTGGTCAACGAGGTGCTCAATGCCACGCGGGAATCCCGAGTCCGGATTGCAG attccttcttcccttccacATCCCCCTGGATGATTGCTTCCCTCACCATTTTAAGTGTGGATTTGGGAATTCTCGGGGCCGGGGTTTATAAAATGACAC GCAGTTTAATGGAAAGCAGGAAAGCAG AGCGCTCGAGGAAGGAGGCGGCGGCAG aaaaagacCGTTTGAAGGCACAGCTGG AGTTCTCGAGGAACACGGCCGAAGCAG gaaagctggaaaaaaatcagcGACTCG AGCGACTCCGAGCCGAGTTGG ATTTCTGGGACGCCCGGAGCCACGCGG TTCCCGTGGCGCTGGATCCCGAGGCGCGGCCCCTGGATCTCGGGGATGCGCAGGATCCGCTCCGGGTGCCGGTGCTGCTGGCGAGGGACGCGCTGCGAGCCGGGAAGCGCTACTGGGAGGTGGAGCTGCCCCGGGAGCGGGACTGGGCGCTGGGAGTGCTGCGGGACGGACCGAGCCTTCCCGGGCCGCATTCCCGGCATTCCCGGCATTGCTGGGCTCTGCGCGCATCCCAGGGACAGCTTTTCTCCAGCGGCAGCCGCAGCCGCCTGCTCAGGGAGCAGAGCCGGGGGCTCTCCGTGCTCGGCGTGTTCCTGGACTCGGAGGAAGAGCGGCTGGAATTTTATGACGTGGAGCAGAGGGATCTGGTGGCGGGGATGTCGCTGGGGGCCGGGGAGGATCCCTCGGGAAAGTTCTTCCCGTTTGTATCCCAAGGGGAAGAGGGGACGCTCCGGATCCGCCCGGTGCCGATGCCGGTGCCGCTTTAA